The Leptospira sp. WS39.C2 genome contains a region encoding:
- a CDS encoding response regulator, producing MKILIVDDEEDIAGLIQFHLEEEGFQTEVCHNGMEVLPRLEKNLPDGIILDLMLPGIGGMDLCRRIKEKYPQIPILMVTAKTGETDVVLGLELGADDYIRKPFNIRELVARVRTVTRRTTDPSQEVQGTITTGKIQINPTAHKVFVEGTEIDLTLIEFKLLQLFAGNPGVAFSRDKLLDRIWGKDVFVTDRTVDVNIKRLRDKLLSEKERLETIRGVGYRFRDA from the coding sequence ATGAAAATATTGATTGTAGATGACGAAGAAGACATTGCTGGTCTCATCCAATTTCATTTGGAGGAAGAAGGTTTCCAAACTGAAGTATGCCATAACGGTATGGAAGTCCTCCCTCGTTTAGAAAAAAACCTACCAGATGGTATCATCTTAGATTTGATGTTACCAGGCATTGGAGGTATGGATCTTTGTCGACGTATCAAAGAAAAATACCCGCAAATCCCCATACTTATGGTCACAGCAAAAACAGGTGAAACGGATGTCGTATTAGGACTCGAGTTAGGAGCTGATGATTATATTCGTAAACCTTTTAACATTCGAGAACTGGTAGCGCGTGTTCGAACTGTTACACGTAGGACCACTGATCCAAGCCAAGAGGTCCAAGGAACAATTACCACGGGCAAAATTCAAATTAACCCAACTGCACATAAAGTATTTGTAGAAGGGACAGAAATTGATTTAACACTTATTGAATTTAAACTTTTACAACTGTTTGCTGGTAATCCTGGAGTTGCATTTTCAAGAGACAAACTATTAGATCGAATTTGGGGCAAAGATGTTTTTGTTACAGATCGCACTGTTGATGTCAATATCAAACGATTAAGAGACAAACTACTCTCAGAAAAAGAACGACTCGAAAC